From Coturnix japonica isolate 7356 chromosome 1, Coturnix japonica 2.1, whole genome shotgun sequence, the proteins below share one genomic window:
- the MCF2L gene encoding guanine nucleotide exchange factor DBS isoform X14: MKVPIIMLGSVSELQGYIDKTQLTEDLGGTLDYCHNRWLSRRTAIEGFAQKVKQTAQILQSFGTELAETELPNDVQSTSSLLATHTEKKDKMKEDIRLAVEQGDDILGSITKPVTENPEYKLNQDQLDNQTTVERLLAQLHETESAFDEFWIKHQQKLEQCLHLRNFEQNFREVKAALDIVSERLSAFTDVGNSCSHAEHILKDLANFEEKSCETVAKARMLASEGDAFIQSNHYAVDSIIPKCSELHHLCDALVTEMERRRNTLNKSLELHGLLEKTMRWCDEGIYLLASQPVDKCQSQDGAESALQEIEKFLDTGAGNKIELNKLYREYAHILNEDLKEHVQKVFQKQESMEEMFQKRQVSLKKLAAKQTRPVQPVAPRPEAFVKSPCTSPGLQRDCVSNTESGVLRKVNYRRGKNEMSELHQSRGGSTMDDEENLAVLRQHVMNELIETERAYVEELLCVLEGYAAEMDNPLMAHLISPELQNKKDILFGNMEEIYHFHNRIFLRELENYVEYPELVGRCFLDQMEDFQIYEKYCQNKPRSESLWRQFSDSMFFQECQRKLDHKLSLDSYLLKPVQRITKYQLLLKEMLKYSKNCEGAEDLQEALNSILGILKAVNDSMHQIAITGYDGNLNELGKLLMQGSFNVWTDHKKGHSKVKDLARFKPMQRHLFLHEKAVLFCKKREENGEGYEKAPSYSYKHSLNMAAVGITENVKGDAKKFEIWYNAREEVYIIQAPTPEVKATWVNEIRKVLTSQLQACREASQHRTLEHTQSLPLPASSCTSPSRNNIRNMKKMEERKADLTGLEGYVTTVAPKYPEKGKDDTSSTSECSVLSKKRFTLQGFTNLKSQKETPSSTAKSQTLPMILLTGPASPTSPDKKAKRHEVVSDPTPFGVRGWAKTSHSLDASEENDGWSSAEEPLNSSDAEEEGGGGGGGNEMKLTPGKYTVVTDYEKGVSEEFAVKGGDVVQLIREGEDGLWYVKNLTSGREGWIPANNLLMLIGNSKSAQSLSSSESGTASSTLSTSSSCSDSCNASSTSFSDIKG, translated from the exons atgaaagtacCT ATCATAATGCTGGGCTCAGTATCAGAACTGCAGGGTTACATTGATAAGACACAATTAACAGAAGATCTTGGTGGCACCCTGGATTACTGCCATAACAGATGGCTGTCCCGTCGCACT GCTATAGAAGGTTTTGCCCAAAAGGTTAAGCAAACAGCTCAGATTCTTCAGTCCTTTGGGACTGAACTGGCTGAAACAGAGCTACCAAATGATGTGCAGTCAACCAGCTCCCTTCTTGCAACACATACGGAAAAGAAGGACAAAATGAAG gaAGATATAAGGTTAGCAGTAGAACAGGGAGATGATATCCTTGGAAGTATTACAAAGCCGGTTACTGAGAACCCTGAATACAAACTGAATCAAGACCAACTAGACAATCAAACTACAGTAGAGAG gctTTTGGCTCAGCTACATGAAACAGAGTCTGCCTTTGATGAGTTCTGGATTAAGCACCAGCAAAAACTTGAGCAGTGTCTGCACCTTCGGAATTTTGAACAGAATTTTAGAGAG GTTAAAGCAGCTTTGGACATTGTGTCCGAGAGACTGTCTGCTTTCACAGATGTGGGAAACAGCTGCTCACATGCAGAGCACATTTTGAAAGACCTTGCCaactttgaagaaaaatcatGT GAAACTGTAGCAAAAGCCAGAATGCTCGCTTCAGAGGGTGACGCTTTTATTCAGAGCAATCATTATGCTGTGGACTCCATTATTCCAAAATGCAGTGAACTTCATCATCTCTGTGATGCCCTCGTTACTGAGATGGAACGGAGGAGGAATACTCTTAATAAATCTCTAGAACTGCATGGCTTACTGGAAAAG ACTATGAGGTGGTGCGATGAAGGAATTTATCTTCTGGCTTCACAGCCTGTAGATAAGTGTCAGTCACAGGATGGTGCAGAATCAGCATTACAGGAGATTGAGAAATTCCTAGACACTGGTGCAGGCAATAAAATTGAGCTGAATAAATTGTACAGAGAGTATGCTCACATCCTCAATGAGGACCTCAAG GAACATGTGCAAAAGGTTTtccaaaagcaagaaagcatggaagaaatgtttcaaaagaGGCAAGTAAGTCTTAAGAAACTGGCAGCTAAGCAAACACGCCCTGTTCAGCCGGTTGCACCTAGACCCGAAGCCTTTGTAAAATCTCCTTGTACCTCTCCAG GTCTTCAAAGAGATTGTGTATCCAACACAGAAAGCGGTGTGCTTCGGAAAGTAAACTACAGAAGAGGAAAG aATGAAATGAGTGAACTCCATCAAAGCAGAGGAGGATCTACAATGGATGATGAAGAAAACCTAGCTGTGCTACGGCA gCATGTAATGAATGAACTTATTGAAACTGAGCGGGCatatgtggaagaacttctctGTGTTCTTGAG GGGTATGCTGCAGAGATGGACAACCCATTAATGGCTCACCTCATTTCACCAGAACTCCAGAACAAGAAGgatattttgtttggaaatatgGAAGAAATTTATCACTTTCACAACAG AATATTCTTGAGAGAACTAGAAAACTACGTAGAATACCCAGAACTGGTAGGACGGTGCTTTCTGGATCAG ATGGAAGATTTCCAGATTTATGAGAAATACTGTCAAAACAAACCTCGATCTGAAAGTTTGTGGAGGCAGTTTTCAGATTCCATGTTCTTTCAG GAATGTCAAAGGAAACTCGATCACAAGCTCAGTTTGGATTCATACTTACTGAAGCCAGTTCAAAGAATAACCAAATACCAATTATTGCTAAAG GAAATGCTGAAGTACAGTAAGAACTGTGAAGGTGCTGAAGATCTCCAGGAGGCACTGAACTCTATATTGGGTATTCTCAAAGCAGTCAATGATTCTATGCACCAGATAGCCATCACAGGCTATGAT GGAAACCTGAATGAGCTGGGCAAGCTTCTAATGCAGGGATCCTTCAATGTCTGGACTGATCATAAAAAGGGTCACTCAAAGGTGAAAGATTTGGCCCGCTTCAAGCCAATGCAGCGACACCTGTTCCTCCATGAGAAGGCGGTGCTGTTCTGTAAAAAGcgagaagaaaatggagagggATATGAGAAGGCACCTTCTTATAGCTATAAACACTCCTTAAAT ATGGCAGCAGTTGgaataacagaaaatgtcaAAGGTGATGCAAAGAAATTTGAAATCTGGTATAATGCAAGAGAAGAAGTTTACATCATACAG GCACCAACTCCTGAAGTTAAAGCTACTTGggtaaatgaaataagaaaagtgCTGACTAGTCAACTGCAGGCATGCAGAG AAGCCAGTCAGCATAGGACACTTGAACATACTCAGAGCTTACCTCTACCAGCATCGTCTTGTACAAG CCCATCAAGGAACAAcatcagaaacatgaaaaaaatggaggagagaaaagctGATCTCACAGGTCTAGAAGGTTATGTCACCACAGTAGCACCAAAGTACCCTGAGAAAGGCAAAG atGACACTAGCTCTACCTCAGAATGCTCTGTACTGTCAAAAAAGCGCTTTACGCTTCAGGGCTTTACTAACCTCAAAAGTCAGAAAG AAACTCCATCTTCTACTGCTAAAAGCCAGACATTGCCAATGATCCTTCTTACAGGACCAG cttctcctACCAGTCCTGACAAAAAAGCTAAACGGCACGAAGTAGTGAGTGATCCAACTCCTTTTGGTGTAAGAG GTTGGGCTAAAACATCTCATTCTCTTGAtgcatctgaagaaaatgatggCTGGTCCAGTGCTGAGGAGCCACTGAATTCATCGGAtgcagaagaagaaggaggaggaggtggaggggggAATGAGATGAAGCTG ACTCCTGGTAAATATACAGTTGTGACTGATTACGAGAAAGGAGTTTCTGAAGAATTTGCAGTGAAAGGTGGAGATGTAGTTCAGCTGATTCGTGAAGGGGAGGATGGACTTTG gtATGTGAAGAATCTGACCTCTGGTAGAGAAGGTTGGATCCCAGCAAACAATCTGCTGATGCTCATAGGCAATTCAAAATCAGCTCAgtctctgagcagctctg